AGCTGGAGGCGCTGGCCGGGCGCGGCAACGATACCGAGGTGTTGGCCGCGCGGGTGGCACAAGCCCATACTGTGGCCACGCTCAAACCCTGGAAGCTGCTGTTGAAATAAGCTGCCCATCCCGTCATCCGCCCAAAGGGAGCGCCATGTCCGCCCTCGCTTCGCCCGCCCAGGATCGCTGGCTCGACCTCAACGATATCCTCCGCGAACTGGTGGCCCAGGGACGTGTCTCCCAGGAGCAGGCCGAGCAGTGCATGGTGCTGCGCCGTGCCTCGAGCAACGCGCAGCTGCACCCCCTGGAGTTCCTTGCCGCGCAGCAGGTCGACGATCTGCAGCGACCGGGCCGCAAGCACGATCTGGAAGGACTCACGGTGTGGCTGGCCAACTTCTCCGGCCAGCCCTACCTGCGTATCGACCCGTTGAAGATCGACGTCGCCGCCGTCACCCCGCTGATGTCTTACGCCTTCGCCCAGCGCCACAAGATCCTCGCCGTGGCGGTGGACAGCGAGGCGGTGACCATCGCCAGTGCCCAGCCCTTCGTGCACAACTGGGAAAGCAACCTGACCCACGTGCTCAAGCGCCCGATCAAGCGCGTGGTGGCCAACCCGGCCGATATCCAGCGCTTCACCACCGAGTTCTACCGTCTGGCCCGCTCGGTGACCGGCGCCACGGCGGCCGACCAGAAGATCAGCGGCGTCGGCAACTTCGAACAGCTGCTCAACCTGGGTGCCAGCGACCAGGAGCCGGACGCCAACGACGCGCACATCGTCAACATCGTCGACTGGCTGTTCCAGTACGCCTTCCAGCAGCGCGCCAGCGACATCCACATCGAGCCGCGTCGCGAAGTCGGCAGCGTGCGCTTCCGCATCGACGGCGTGCTGCACAACGTCTACCAGTTCCCCGCCCAGGTCACCATGGCGGTGGTCAGCCGCCTCAAGCACCTGGGACGGATGAACGTGGCGGAGAAGCGCAAGCCGCAGGATGGCCGGGTCAAGACCAAGACCCCGGACGGCGGCGAAGTCGAGCTGCGCCTGTCGACCCTGCCCACCGCCTTCGGTGAGAAGATGGTGATGCGTATCTTCGACCCCGAGGTGCTGCTGAAGAGCCCGGACCAGTTGGGCTTCTCCCCGGACGACCTGCGTCGCTGGGAGAGCATGACCTGCCAGCCCAACGGCATCATCCTGGTCACCGGCCCGACCGGCTCGGGCAAGACCACCACCCTGTACACCACGCTCAAGCAGCTGGCCACGCCGGAAGTGAACGTCTGCACCATCGAGGACCCGATCGAGATGATCGAAGGTGCCTTCAACCAGATGCAGGTGCAGCACAACATCGACCTGACCTTCGCCAGTGGCGTGCGCGCGCTGATGCGCCAGGACCCGGACATTATCATGGTCGGCGAGATCCGTGACCTGGAGACCGCCGAGATGGCCATCCAGGCGGCGCTCACTGGCCACCTGGTGCTGTCCACCCTGCACACCAACGACGCTCCCAGCGCCATCACCCGCCTGCTCGAACTGGGCGTGCCGCACTACCTGATCAAGGCCACCGTGCTGGGCGTGATGGCCCAGCGTCTGGTGCGTACCCTGTGTCCGCACTGCAAGGCGCCGGTGGAGATCAGCGAGGAGGACTGGCAGAGCCTGACCCGGCCCTGGAGCGCGCCGCTGCCGACCGGGGCGCACCATGCCGTCGGCTGCCTGGAGTGCCGCGAGACCGGCTACCGTGGGCGTGCCGGGGTCTACGAGATCATGCTGCTGAACGATGCGATCAAGCCGCTGATCACCCATGACACCGACCTCATCGCCCTGCGCCGCGCGGCGTTCAAGGACGGCATGCGCAGCCTGCGCCTGTCCGGGGCGCAGAAGGTCGCCGCCGGCCAGACCACCCTCGAGGAAGTGCTGCGGGTGACCCCGCAGAGCGAGCAGCGCTGAGGCGCTTCAGTCGTCGCGGCGCGCCAGGCGCAGCGGCTGCGCCTGGCACTTGAGCAGGGCGGCGCGGTTCAGCCAGCGCGGGTCGGAATGCCAGGCCAGGAGAAACTGGCCGCCCTTGAGCTTGTCCACCACCAGCCGGGCGATTTCCGGGCGCACCGCCGGGCAGCCCAGGCTGCGGCCGATGCGGCCATGGCTGCGCGCCAGCGCCGGGTTCACGTAGGCCGCGCCGTGGATGACGATGGCCCGCTCGCGCGCCTGATCGTTGATGCCGGGGTTGAGGCCGTCCATGCGCAGCGAGTAGCCGTGCTTGCCGTGATAGCTCTCGGCGGTGCGGAACAGGCCCAGGCTGCTCTGGTAGCTGCCGAGGCGGTTGGAGAAGCGGCTGGCGTAGTTCTCCCCGGACAAGCGGCCGTGGGCCACGTAGTCGCGCAAAAGCAGGCGCTTGCTGTGCAGGTCGAAGATCCACAGGCGGCGGGCGGTGGAGGGCTGCGAGTAGTCGATCACCGCCAGCCGGCGGGCGGGCTCGGCGCCCTGGTTGAGCGCGCACTGCATGGCCGCCACGGCGTCGCTCAGGGCCTGCCGGTCGAGCCCGGGCGCGGCGCGGGACAGCTCCTCGACCAGCACGCTGGTCTGCGCCGCGGCCGCCAGCAGTGGCGTGCCGACCAGCAGCAGCCCGGCCAGGCAGAACCGGCCAATTCGTCCGAACATTCGCGCCATACCCCTGAAAAAGCACGTGCCCCTCGCCCTGTCACAGGATTCGCCCGCGGCCGGCCTATACTGGTCGGCGTTGCGGCGCGCGGCGCCCTGAGCCATGGACTGGAGCAGTATGTTGTTCAAAGAATGCGCATGCTACCCGAGCATCGTCCTGCTCGTTCTACCGCTGGTCGCCCTCGCCGCGCCGCAGCCGGCGCCCTGCGCCTCTCCTTCCCTCAGCCTAGACGATGCCACGCGCGGCCTGCTGGATGACTTCTACCGCGAGCGCGACGGGCAGCCGGCCTGGGCCGATGCCTTTCGCCGCAACTGGCTGCGGGCCGAACTGCAGGCCCTGGCCGACGACGGCCTCAACCCGGCCGACTACCCCCTGCCGGACGGCTACGATGCCTGCACGGAGCGCCAGTTCAGCCTGAGCTACCTGCGTGGCCTGCTCGACCTGCGCCGGG
This DNA window, taken from Pseudomonas alcaligenes, encodes the following:
- a CDS encoding GspE/PulE family protein — protein: MSALASPAQDRWLDLNDILRELVAQGRVSQEQAEQCMVLRRASSNAQLHPLEFLAAQQVDDLQRPGRKHDLEGLTVWLANFSGQPYLRIDPLKIDVAAVTPLMSYAFAQRHKILAVAVDSEAVTIASAQPFVHNWESNLTHVLKRPIKRVVANPADIQRFTTEFYRLARSVTGATAADQKISGVGNFEQLLNLGASDQEPDANDAHIVNIVDWLFQYAFQQRASDIHIEPRREVGSVRFRIDGVLHNVYQFPAQVTMAVVSRLKHLGRMNVAEKRKPQDGRVKTKTPDGGEVELRLSTLPTAFGEKMVMRIFDPEVLLKSPDQLGFSPDDLRRWESMTCQPNGIILVTGPTGSGKTTTLYTTLKQLATPEVNVCTIEDPIEMIEGAFNQMQVQHNIDLTFASGVRALMRQDPDIIMVGEIRDLETAEMAIQAALTGHLVLSTLHTNDAPSAITRLLELGVPHYLIKATVLGVMAQRLVRTLCPHCKAPVEISEEDWQSLTRPWSAPLPTGAHHAVGCLECRETGYRGRAGVYEIMLLNDAIKPLITHDTDLIALRRAAFKDGMRSLRLSGAQKVAAGQTTLEEVLRVTPQSEQR
- a CDS encoding murein L,D-transpeptidase catalytic domain family protein, whose amino-acid sequence is MFGRIGRFCLAGLLLVGTPLLAAAAQTSVLVEELSRAAPGLDRQALSDAVAAMQCALNQGAEPARRLAVIDYSQPSTARRLWIFDLHSKRLLLRDYVAHGRLSGENYASRFSNRLGSYQSSLGLFRTAESYHGKHGYSLRMDGLNPGINDQARERAIVIHGAAYVNPALARSHGRIGRSLGCPAVRPEIARLVVDKLKGGQFLLAWHSDPRWLNRAALLKCQAQPLRLARRDD